GCGTATGGCGCAGTTCGGCCGGGATGAGACGGCTGAGCTTGAAGATTCCCCTGGCCACGCCATCCTCCAGCAAGGGCAGGGACTTGGGTTCGTAGATCGCGACCAGGTTTTCGATGAATCCCGAATCCTTGAGCTGCCAGGTCGTCAGTACGCAATCGTGTGGACGTTTTTCGCGGGCGTCCATGAGCCTTTCGATGATGCTGTCCTCCATGAAAGGCAGGTCGCAGGCGAGGACGAAAATCGGTTTTTCAAATTTTCGCAGCGCCGTGATGATCCCTCCGGCGGGACCTATGCGTTCCGTCTCGTCGGTGATCACAGGCCAGGGGCCGTCCGCGTCGGGGGTATGCCGGCAGGAGAGATAGACTTGGTCGACGTGGCGCTCAAGCAGCGTGGCCGTGCGTGTGAGCAGGGTCTGCCCTTCGTGCACGACACGGGTTTTGTCCTGTCCGAGCCGGGATGATTTTCCTCCTGCAAGCACCAATCCGATCATGATTTTCCCTGTGCCGTGATCAGTCGCCGGGTGGCGGTGGGCGCGGCTTTTTTTTGGTTTTTTGCCTAAAGCCAAGTCAGGAATACGGCTATACAAGGGCGGCCGTGTTCCGGTTCGATTCGGGCCGGGGATATAGGCTTGAGCCTGGGCGGCCGCGTTCCGGGTCGGTCCGGGCCGGGGCCGCCAAAACTCCTTCTCCGGCCCCGTACTGTTTTCCCGTCGCTGCTGTCGAACAACAGGCTGCGCTCCGGGCGAAACGCGACGGGAAAACAAACGATTCCTGGCTCAGTCAGACAGTTGCCGCCCCCGGCCCGGACCGACCCGGAACGCTGGGACCGAGCGTTGGCCTGGGCAAGGCAGAAGCGGGATTCTTTAAAGTTCGCACTTTTCACATCCGCCTCAGAGTCATTCTCGCGAACGTGTGCCCAGCATGGGTAGGCGAGAAACCATCCTCTTCCAAACAGATCCAGGACCACGCTTGAGGTGCAAGTCATTCCCGCGAAGGCGGGAATCCATCCCTAAGTTACGGGTGAAAAGAATCGTTCCTGTCTCGAAACGGCCCTCCTGCTCTAAAATCCCCAGGCCGAGAGGGTCGGGCGTTTGTATTTCTTTTCCCGCGCCGCCACGTCAAGGCTGAGGGATTCCAAGTCATCCACCAGGGGCAGTGTTCTGCGATCCAGATTTCTAAAATCCGTGAGCTTGATGTACATATTGCAGGTTTTGCAGGCGTTGATGCGCACTCCGGGCTCTTCATCGGATTCATAATATTCGAGCTTGGTCATGTCCTTTTCCAGACAGAAGGGGCACTGCAGCCGGGGCGCGTGATATTCCGCGTGGCAGAATCCGCAGATATTGTATCTGAATCCTTCCTTTTCACGCAAATCCGACATGATCGGCAGGCTCCCGCACAGGGGGCAGTGTCCATGTTCCCAGGACTTCGAAAGATCGGTCCGGGCCTCTAGTGCGATGGCGGCTCGTTCCAGGGACGGGGTCATGGCCGCCTGCACGAGCATGGGCAGGATGCGCGGCGCGGAAGGAGTGGCGGCGGTCCAGGTAGAGAAAAAACCTTCGTCGCCATTCAGATGCGCCTGCATGGCCAGGTCCAGATCCAGGGATTTGTCCGCGATGGCTGCGGTTATTGCCGTCGCGGCTTCGCCGAGGGCCGGGTTGACCGATTTTGCCAGCTCCAGAAATTCGTTGAAAAGTTCAAGGCTCTGAACTTTATCAAAGGGAAAATTGGCTCTTTCGAGCAGAGGCGCGCCCTGGCTGTGCTGGAGCGGATCGACGATTTTCTGTGTCGCGGCGGCGGGAACCTGGGCCATGTCCCGGGCTTCAAGCTGGCGAGTGTAGATTTTTTCAACTAGTCCGATCAGTTCTACGGGCAAAAAGCCGCGTTTTCTGCACGAATCGATTTTCTTGGCAAGCAATTCCTGGGCTTTTACAGCTTCGATCATGGGCATTCTCCATTGGTGAAGAGCGAGGTGTGAATCCGGGCCGGAACCGTTCCTAACGTGTCTTTTGACACATCACAATGCTTGTTTTGTATCTGGCTTTGATTTAGCAAAATATGTGTTTGAATTTTAATCACATCATCCTCATCATAGGAGGAGGAATCCATGACCGAGTCCAAAGTTGAGGGCACCTTGACCTTGCGTTTGCATGTCTGGTTCGAACGGGACGAGAAAATTTTTCTGGGCATCGGGCGTGCTCTTTTGCTTGAGAAAATCGAGGAGTGCGGGTCGCTCAGGCAGGCGGCCACGGACATGAAGATGTCTTACCGGGCGGCCTGGGGAAAGCTCAAAGCCGCCGAGGAGAGCATCGGCAAGCCTCTGG
This DNA window, taken from Desulfomicrobium sp. ZS1, encodes the following:
- a CDS encoding molybdenum cofactor guanylyltransferase, giving the protein MIGLVLAGGKSSRLGQDKTRVVHEGQTLLTRTATLLERHVDQVYLSCRHTPDADGPWPVITDETERIGPAGGIITALRKFEKPIFVLACDLPFMEDSIIERLMDAREKRPHDCVLTTWQLKDSGFIENLVAIYEPKSLPLLEDGVARGIFKLSRLIPAELRHTLIYTEDERRHFFNVNYPADLKQLQGR
- a CDS encoding formate dehydrogenase accessory protein FdhE, coding for MIEAVKAQELLAKKIDSCRKRGFLPVELIGLVEKIYTRQLEARDMAQVPAAATQKIVDPLQHSQGAPLLERANFPFDKVQSLELFNEFLELAKSVNPALGEAATAITAAIADKSLDLDLAMQAHLNGDEGFFSTWTAATPSAPRILPMLVQAAMTPSLERAAIALEARTDLSKSWEHGHCPLCGSLPIMSDLREKEGFRYNICGFCHAEYHAPRLQCPFCLEKDMTKLEYYESDEEPGVRINACKTCNMYIKLTDFRNLDRRTLPLVDDLESLSLDVAAREKKYKRPTLSAWGF
- a CDS encoding winged helix-turn-helix domain-containing protein → MTESKVEGTLTLRLHVWFERDEKIFLGIGRALLLEKIEECGSLRQAATDMKMSYRAAWGKLKAAEESIGKPLVQKIKGKGQRYELTPVGRQLALQFLQLQSDIETYAKGKAQDIFGEEVQYYADAYPETKLSSFKAD